A stretch of Cicer arietinum cultivar CDC Frontier isolate Library 1 chromosome 5, Cicar.CDCFrontier_v2.0, whole genome shotgun sequence DNA encodes these proteins:
- the LOC140920498 gene encoding uncharacterized protein yields MLIFLDACSLDILEAVIDGPYVPTIAGTGDSSIQKPRSDWSEDDKKKVGYNTKAKKIITFVLSADEFFRVSNCKTAKEMWDTLQQTHEGTTDLKRVIDNEQQISKVMKCLTREWQPTVTAIA; encoded by the exons atgttaatttttcttgatGCATGTAGTCTAGATATACTAGAAGCAGTAATAGATGGTCCTTATGTGCCAACCATAGCTGGCACAGGTGATTCATCAATCCAAAAACCCAGATCAGattggtctgaggatgacaagaaaaaggttggatacaatACTAAggctaaaaaaattattacctTTGTTTTAAGCGCTGACGAATTTTTCAGGGTGTCTAACTGCAAAACTGCCAAGGAGATGTGGGACACATTGCAACAAACGCATGAAGGAACAACAGATCTAAAAAGG GTGATTGACAATGAGCAGCAAATCAGCAAGGTGATGAAGTGTTTGACGAGAGAGTGGCAGCCAACGGTCACTGCCATAGCATAA
- the LOC101512087 gene encoding protein translation factor SUI1 homolog 2 translates to MVELEIQVPTPFDPFAEAKESDAPGAKEYVHIRIQQRNGKKSLTTVQGLKKEFSYEKILKDLKKEFCCNGNVVQDKELGKIIQLQGDQRKNVSQFLVQVGLVRKDQIKIHGF, encoded by the coding sequence ATGGTTGAGTTGGAAATTCAAGTCCCCACACCATTTGATCCATTTGCTGAGGCCAAAGAATCGGATGCCCCCGGAGCGAAAGAGTATGTTCATATCCGAATTCAACAGAGGAATGGAAAAAAGAGTCTGACTACAGTTCAAGGGCTGAAGAAAGAGTTCAGCTACGAGAAGATTCTCAAAGATCTCAAGAAAGAGTTCTGTTGCAACGGGAATGTTGTGCAGGATAAAGAGCTTGGTAAAATAATTCAACTCCAAGGTGATCAGCGTAAGAACGTTTCTCAGTTTTTGGTTCAGGTTGGCCTTGTGAGGAAGGACCAGATTAAGATTCATGGTTTTTGA
- the LOC101512415 gene encoding protein CLT3, chloroplastic-like — protein sequence MTSLCRRLPTAGTASPFGQVRLLQPSKSTSINRIHYVYSLKRSGISLRQRRWTPVVEATGHGGARERSDFSKEEKERPRVLEAAKERENVNQSAKVVVAAAVTVVMGVGNRVMYKLALVPLKQYPFFLAQLATFGYVIVYFSILYMRYRAGIVTDEMLSMPKTPFLFVGLLEALGAATGMAAGAMLSGASIPILSQSFLVWQILLSTIFLRRRYKVNQLLGCFLVAIGVIITVASGSGAGKSLKEAGIFWSLLMMVSFLFQAADTVLKEVIFLDASRKLKGGSLDLFIVNSFGSAFQALFICLLLPFLSKLWGIPFSQLPNYLKDGAACFLNVGKLSSGCDGAPLLPVLFIIVNMGFNISLLYLLKISSAVVSCLATTFSVPIAIYVFTLPLPYLGVASSLPTGFLAGAVILIMGLLIYTWTPSNASLTAPT from the exons ATGACGTCACTCTGCCGGCGGTTACCTACCGCCGGCACCGCCTCACCATTCGGTCAGGTCCGCTTACTCCAACCTTCGAAGTCCACCTCGATTAACAGAATCCACTACGTCTATTCACTTAAGCGGTCGGGAATCTCTCTACGGCAGCGCCGGTGGACTCCGGTCGTGGAAGCGACTGGACACGGCGGCGCACGGGAGAGATCGGATTTCAGCAAGGAAGAAAAGGAGAGGCCGCGTGTATTGGAAGCGGCGAAAGAGAGGGAAAATGTGAATCAGTCGGCGAAGGTGGTGGTTGCTGCGGCGGTGACGGTGGTTATGGGAGTCGGAAATAGAGTGATGTATAAGCTGGCGTTGGTTCCTTTGAAGCAGTACCCTTTCTTCTTGGCTCAGCTAGCAACTTTTGG ATATGTAATTGTATACTTTTCGATTTTATATATGCGGTATCGTGCTGGCATTGTCACTGATGAGATGTTATCTATGCCAAAAACTCCATTTCTATTTGTTGGTCTCTTAGAAGCTCTGGGTGCTGCTACCGGAATGGCAGCAGGAG CAATGCTATCCGGAGCATCAATTCCAATCTTATCTCAG TCTTTTCTTGTGTGGCAAATTCTCCTGTCAACTATTTTTCTTAGGAGAAGATATAAAGTCAACCAACTACTTGGATGCTTTCTTGTGGCCATTGGTGTAATTATCACAGTAGCGAG TGGATCTGGTGCCGGGAAATCATTGAAGGAAGCTGGTATATTTTGGAGTCTTTTAATGATGGTTTCATTTTTATTCCAAGCAGCTGACACTGTGCTCAAG GAGGTAATCTTTTTAGATGCATCCCGGAAACTGAAG GGAGGTTCTTTGGATTTATTTATTGTCAATTCCTTCGGATCTGCTTTCCAA GCACTGTTTATATGTCTCCTCCTCCCCTTCTTATCAAAATTATGGGGCATACCTTTCAGTCAACTACCAAACTACCTTAAAGATGGTGCAGCCTGCTTTCTGAATGTTGGAAAGCTGTCTAGTG GTTGTGATGGAGCTCCCCTGCTGCCTGTGCTGTTTATTATTGTCAACATGGGCTTCAATATCTCGTTGCTTTATCTCCTCAAGATTTCTTCAGCTGTTGTCTCTTGTCTAGCCACCACATTCTCAG TCCCAATAGCAATCTATGTGTTCACACTGCCACTGCCATATCTTGGTGTTGCGTCTTCTCTTCCAACAGGATTTCTTGCTGGAGCCGTCATTCTCATCATGGGATTACTCATCTATACATGGACTCCTTCAAATGCTTCCTTGACTGCTCCCACCTAG
- the LOC101512734 gene encoding AUGMIN subunit 4, whose protein sequence is MVKGLHGQNLPTDVAQVVDQLERHCLAPDGSLISKPLYNDLQLAREEMCRERLRYLEAMAIYSEAIAMVEEYHQAISVSSIGGIRDTGGLYPQFGLRNTPQVYQTLEHQMIVAEAAQRLRLPLISKDGEVHDEDIEKLSVVSRSSLDSAGTSTVINSSMNSSNYSTPNSSVNGVNSSLASMDPVETKVGGVPNRFLGITPAYLWQTQHQQTPLSVDMTEYRMSLSREVDARLKMKCDKLSDAFVLDDNDSSSSGSQSSTSRLPERVKLLIEEIEREEASLRDDLYSADRKFAEYYNVLEQILGVLIKLVKDLKLEHQHKYDDLQKTWLCKRCETMSAKLRVLEHVLLLETYTKESIPALHKIRKYLVEATEEASIAYNKAVTRLREYQGVDPHFDNIARQYHDIVKKLENMQWTIDQVEMDLKRLPDNAST, encoded by the exons ATGGTGAAAGGTCTGCACGGCCAAAACCTCCCTACCGATGTAGCGCAGGTGGTTGATCAGTTGGAGCGCCACTGCTTGGCTCCTGATGGATCTCTCATCTCCAAGCCTCTCTATAACGATCTCCAACTT GCCAGAGAGGAAATGTGCAGGGAAAGACTTCGGTACCTCGAAGCCATG GCTATATATTCTGAGGCCATTGCGATGGTGGAAGAGTATCATCAAGCCATTTCTGTGTCGAGCATTGGTGGAATTAGAGATACTGGCGGTCTTTATCCGCAGTTTGGATTGAGAAACACTCCTCAG GTTTATCAGACATTAGAACACCAAATGATTGTCGCTGAAGCGGCTCAACGATTGAGATTACCTCTTATATCCAAAGATGGAGAAGTTCACGATGAAGATATTGAAAAGCTAAGCGTAGTGTCTCGAAGCTCCCTTGACAGTGCTGGCACCAGCACCGTGATCAACTCAAGCATGAATTCTTCTAATTATTCCACTCCAAACAGCTCTGTTAACGGGGTTAATTCTTCTCTTGCTTCTATGGATCCAGTGGAAACTAAAGTTGGTGGTGTTCCTAATCGTTTTCTCGGAATTACACCTGCATATTTGTGGCAAACTCAGCATCAACAAACACCTTTATCTGTG GATATGACAGAATATCGCATGTCTCTCTCACGTGAGGTAGATGCTCGCTTGAAAATGAAATGTGACAAGTTATCAGATGCTTTTGTATTGGATGACAACG ATTCATCATCATCCGGTAGTCAAAGTTCAACTTCACGGCTTCCAGAAAG AGTGAAGTTGTTGATTGAGGAGATTGAAAGAGAAGAAGCATCACTGAGAGATGACCTTTATTCCGCTGATAGAAAATTCGCTGAATATTATAAT GTATTGGAGCAGATACTTGGGGTGCTTATTAAACTTGTCAAAGATTTGAAGTTGGAGCATCAACATAAATAT GATGATCTGCAGAAAACATGGCTCTGTAAAAGATGTGAGACAATGAGTGCAAAATTGAG GGTTCTAGAACATGTTCTCCTCCTTGAAACTTACACTAAGGAGTCTATACCTGCCCTTCATAAGATAAG GAAGTATCTCGTTGAGGCTACTGAAGAGGCTTCTATTGCATATAATAAAGCG GTTACTCGTCTGCGTGAGTACCAGGGTGTTGATCCTCACTTTGACAACATTGCAAGACAGTACCACGACATTGTAAAG AAATTGGAGAACATGCAATGGACAATCGACCAAGTCGAAATGGATCTGAAACGTTTGCCGGATAATGCTAGTACATAG
- the LOC140920593 gene encoding uncharacterized protein has product MQTFAPGTIIKMETIPAYNEHGLINGMTIFHRLFWAYVPCISAFKFCKPIVQVDGTWLYGKYKGTLLVAVAQDENDNIIPIAYALVEGETKEAWSFFLRNLRSHVTPQANICLISDRHGSIKSAYNNLNNGWQHPPSKHVFCVRHIAQNFAREFKDNALKNKVISMGYSINESTYRYYRREIGIVNPEALKWLDNIPRQDWIQAFDGGSRWGQMTTNLVESMNAVLKEPHNLPITALVQSTYYKTGTLFPTMAKQHASILASGQIYTEKCMTFMKSEIRKSNSHRVDSFDRSNHTFMIHETVVPKEG; this is encoded by the exons ATGCAAACGTTTGCTCCAGGAACCATTATTAAAATGGAAACAATCCCAGCTTATAATGAACATGGTTTGATAAATGGGATGACAATCtttcatagactattttgggCTTACGTTCCATGCATATCTGCGtttaaattttgcaaaccaATTGTACAAGTTGATGGAACTTGGTTATACGGCAAGTATAAGGGAACTCTATTGGTAGCAGTTGCACAGGATGAGAACGACAATATCATTCCAATTGCTTATGctcttgtggaaggtgagacaaaagaggcttggagtttctttttgagaaatttgagatcACACGTAACTCCACAagccaacatttgtttgatttcagatagacacggATCTATCAAAAGTGCTTACAATAATCTAAATAATGGGTGGCAACATCCTCCGTCAAAGCATGTGTTTTGCGTCCGACATATTGCACAAAATTTTGCAAGGGAATTTAAGGATAATGCTTTGAAGAACAAGGTTATTTCTATGG GTTACTCAATCAATGAGTctacatatcgatactaccGCAGAGAAATTGGCATCGTAAACCCAGaagctttgaaatggttagacaatATACCGCGacaagattggattcaagcatTTGATGGAGGTAGTCGTTGGGGTCAGATGACCACCAACCTTGTGGAGTCGATGAACGCAGTATTAAAAGAACCACACAACCTTCCCATCACtgctttggtccaatcaacatattataaaacaggTACACTATTTCCAACCATGGCAAAACAACAcgcatcaattttagcttctggtcAGATATACACAGAAAAATGCATGACTTTTATGAAATCGGAAATACGTAAATCAAATAGTCATAGAGTCGATAGTTTTGATCGAAGCAACCACACTTTCATGATCCACGAGACAGTAGTTCCAAAAGAAGGgtga